The Bacillota bacterium nucleotide sequence ATGCCGCATAAGCTGCCTGACGACCTGAAGGAAATGGCGGTCAACGCCGCCGAGGCAGCCGGGATTCCGAGAGGGCATGCGGAGGCCAACCCGGTCAGTTCGTTCATGCGGGCCACGCTCGGGAAGTCGATGCCAGTACGGAACGATTGCGGGTATCCGGGGCGGTTCGAGCTGGAAGACATCGAGCGCATGGGGACAAAAGACGAAGGCAAGGGCATGTGTGACCATCCCCATGAGTGCCCCAAATGGTACGGCGTAACAAGTGACCTAATGCCCGAATGCCCCATTAGGGAGGGATTGGTATGAAAATTAACGAGCTGATCCTGAACGGTTTTCGTAACCATACCGCTACAGCGATTGACCTTAACCACGTCAACGTATTCGTGGGTAAAAACAATTCCGGCAAGTCATCGATTAAGGCGGCGATCGAGTACGCCTTGACGGGGCGCTGTGAGTTTACCGACGCCGCCGGCCGCGGCGCCGAGGAACTTATTCAGCGCGGCGCCAAAGAGGCGCTTATAAAGCTTACCGTAGATGGCCTGGGTTACGTTACCCGGGCCATCCCCAACGCTTTGGATGTGGCCGACTGGAAGGGCGGCCTGACCGTGCAGCAGGACGCGCTGTATGAATACCTAGCCGCCGGCGCGGATGTGATTGCCGCGGCGCTGAACACCGGGCGGTTTATCGACATGCGGCCCGACGAACAGAAAAACCTACTGTTTAATCTGCTCGGGCTGCGGTTCGACAAAGTGCGCGTCTTCGAGTCTTTTGAAAATTTTCTCGGGAGACAAGGGCGAGTGATCCCCAAGGGTCTGCGGGAATACTTCGCCCTGGAGGTCAACCAGGACCTGGTGGACGGCGGCCCGGAGGTCCTCGACGACATTTACAAGCGCGTCTACAAGGAGCGCACCGCGGCGAAGAAAACCTTGAAAGAGTTGGAAGCCTTGGCCGGCGCCGGCGAGAAGGCAAGCACTCTTCCCGACGGTGCGTGGGAGGCCCGGGAGCAGATCCGTGCGGACCTGGCAAAGCTAAGGGCCCGCAAGGAGGAGCTCCTTCAGCAGAACGGGCGGGTTATTGCTGGGCGGCAAAATATTGAGGGATTGAAAGCGCGGTACTATACGGCATTTCAGCGGTACGAAGCGAAGCACAAGGAATATGCGGAAGGCGACTTCGACCAGGCCGAGCTGGATCGGCTGGAAAGCGAGCTTCCTGCACTGCAAAAGAAGGCCGACCTTGCGGCGCAGGAACTAAAGATACAGCAGAATATCCACGCGGGTATTGAAGCGAACTTAAACGCCTGGACAGCAGCCAGGAACCTACTTAACGCGCGGTCTTCTGCGCCCTGTCCGCTGGCGCCGAAGCTGACCTGCACCGCGG carries:
- a CDS encoding AAA family ATPase, with the protein product MKINELILNGFRNHTATAIDLNHVNVFVGKNNSGKSSIKAAIEYALTGRCEFTDAAGRGAEELIQRGAKEALIKLTVDGLGYVTRAIPNALDVADWKGGLTVQQDALYEYLAAGADVIAAALNTGRFIDMRPDEQKNLLFNLLGLRFDKVRVFESFENFLGRQGRVIPKGLREYFALEVNQDLVDGGPEVLDDIYKRVYKERTAAKKTLKELEALAGAGEKASTLPDGAWEAREQIRADLAKLRARKEELLQQNGRVIAGRQNIEGLKARYYTAFQRYEAKHKEYAEGDFDQAELDRLESELPALQKKADLAAQELKIQQNIHAGIEANLNAWTAARNLLNARSSAPCPLAPKLTCTADKTKMIEQLQIDIDAATQKHGEALDKLAALEKDYQSAADAHTEASRKLGTLTRAKEDRERVARELDELRQNKEAAKTELDQAEASVTGSAEVQQELDELSQRIPRGDELVQQIAAEERARADRERLTETLTRKRDEVAWLEVLVEAFGPKGIKADLLAGVMGRVQEHANERLGMLTGGHYQIKFDVSKDFDIKVTTGDVTTSLDNLSTSERMRVGIILQDV